One genomic window of Hymenobacter sp. J193 includes the following:
- a CDS encoding serine O-acetyltransferase, with protein MSSSSPVAAFVHTLTHAHQHATAPLPGAAWYRLSEQLLGLLFPDRAERPFVTEDAVAATLLQLEADMRVLLVALPLPATPAEIAAQFFAGLPLLREQLLADAAAIAAADPAAHGLPEVIRTYPGFYAIALHRLAHALYQLRVPQLPRIISEYAHARTGIDIHPGARIGASFCIDHGTGIVIGETAVIGAHVKVFQGVTLGALSVGKHLQGIKRHPTIEDYAVIYAGATILGGSTVVGSHSIIGGNVWLTESVPSHSRVYHRAQIHVTRNEDPNADLTFSI; from the coding sequence GTGTCATCTTCTTCGCCCGTTGCCGCCTTCGTCCATACCCTCACGCATGCGCATCAGCACGCCACCGCGCCACTACCGGGAGCTGCCTGGTACCGGCTGAGCGAGCAGCTGCTGGGGCTGCTGTTTCCGGACCGGGCGGAGCGGCCTTTCGTAACGGAAGACGCCGTAGCGGCCACGCTGCTCCAACTGGAGGCCGACATGCGGGTGCTGCTGGTTGCCCTGCCGCTGCCCGCTACCCCGGCCGAAATTGCGGCTCAGTTCTTTGCCGGGCTGCCGCTGCTGCGCGAACAGCTGCTGGCCGATGCCGCCGCCATTGCCGCCGCCGACCCCGCCGCGCATGGACTTCCCGAGGTGATTCGCACGTATCCGGGTTTTTATGCCATTGCGCTGCACCGCCTGGCCCACGCCCTATACCAGCTCCGGGTGCCGCAGCTGCCGCGTATCATCAGTGAGTACGCACATGCCCGCACCGGCATCGATATTCACCCCGGTGCCCGCATCGGCGCATCGTTCTGCATCGACCACGGCACGGGCATCGTCATTGGCGAAACGGCCGTGATTGGGGCGCATGTAAAGGTGTTTCAGGGCGTCACGCTCGGGGCACTCAGCGTGGGCAAGCATCTGCAGGGCATCAAGCGGCACCCCACCATCGAGGATTACGCGGTGATTTACGCCGGGGCCACTATTTTAGGCGGCAGCACGGTGGTGGGCAGCCACAGCATCATTGGCGGCAACGTCTGGCTGACGGAAAGTGTGCCTTCGCACTCCCGCGTCTACCACCGCGCCCAGATTCACGTCACCCGCAACGAAGACCCCAACGCCGACCTCACTTTTTCAATTTAA
- a CDS encoding cupin domain-containing protein produces the protein MADTTITKIDSKHSPRGAEGEKYLASGIHVAMRLWENEQPADAKEPSARPYETVGYVIKGRAELHIEGQMVLLEPGNSWVVPKGSSHTYRILEAFTAVEATSPPAQVHGRDEE, from the coding sequence ATGGCTGATACCACCATCACCAAGATTGATTCGAAACACTCGCCGCGCGGGGCTGAGGGCGAAAAGTACCTGGCTTCGGGAATTCACGTGGCTATGCGCCTCTGGGAAAACGAGCAGCCTGCCGACGCCAAAGAGCCCAGCGCCCGTCCCTACGAAACCGTGGGCTACGTGATTAAGGGCCGCGCGGAGCTGCACATTGAAGGTCAGATGGTACTGCTGGAGCCCGGCAACTCCTGGGTTGTGCCCAAAGGCTCGTCGCACACCTACCGCATTCTGGAAGCCTTTACCGCCGTAGAAGCTACCTCTCCGCCCGCCCAGGTTCACGGCCGCGACGAAGAGTAA
- a CDS encoding phosphatase PAP2 family protein codes for MLFRQRPAWLLFLWLTFAGASPVLAQSAPAVPADTAHKYEAPAPVRPRWYQHKLVKATAIPVLLIGYGASTINGNGLYSSYDARRDIQRAFPNFHTKADDYLILAPYAELAIATLAGVESRNDRLNIALVIVKSELIFAGAVMALKYTTGVQRPDGSNRQSFPSGHTAQAFLAASIVHTEFRDKSQWYGVGAYTIATSVAALRMLNNRHWQSDVVAGAGLGILSAHLGYLTHRNRWGRQPNLGKRIGHVSASPWQYQDATGVRLVVQLR; via the coding sequence ATGCTTTTTCGTCAACGGCCCGCGTGGCTCCTATTTCTGTGGCTGACGTTTGCCGGTGCCTCGCCCGTGCTGGCGCAGTCGGCTCCTGCTGTGCCAGCCGATACAGCCCATAAGTACGAAGCCCCGGCTCCGGTCCGGCCGCGCTGGTACCAGCACAAGCTGGTCAAGGCCACCGCCATTCCGGTGCTGCTTATCGGCTACGGGGCGTCCACCATCAACGGCAATGGCCTGTATAGCAGTTACGATGCCCGGCGCGACATCCAGCGCGCTTTCCCCAATTTTCACACCAAGGCCGATGACTACCTGATTCTGGCGCCTTACGCGGAACTGGCCATAGCCACATTGGCCGGTGTAGAGTCGCGCAACGACCGGCTGAACATAGCGCTGGTGATTGTAAAGTCGGAACTGATATTTGCGGGGGCCGTGATGGCACTGAAGTACACCACCGGCGTGCAGCGCCCTGATGGCTCCAACCGCCAGTCGTTTCCATCGGGCCACACGGCGCAGGCCTTTCTGGCGGCCAGTATCGTGCACACCGAGTTTCGCGACAAAAGCCAGTGGTATGGGGTAGGAGCCTATACTATTGCCACAAGCGTAGCCGCCTTACGGATGCTCAACAACCGCCATTGGCAAAGCGACGTGGTGGCCGGGGCTGGCCTGGGCATTCTGTCGGCGCACCTAGGCTACCTTACCCACCGCAACCGCTGGGGGCGCCAGCCCAACTTGGGCAAGCGTATCGGCCACGTTTCGGCCTCGCCCTGGCAATACCAGGATGCTACGGGGGTGCGGCTGGTAGTGCAGCTTCGATAA
- a CDS encoding peptidylprolyl isomerase: MHCLPISRVGLPLALSILLAATGCATRPVATTAVTPVASAPNKFADATLRQIATAQDERNTTALLPYLSRPEPRYRREAALAFASVQDRAAVAALTRLLASDAEADVRRAAAFALGQTADTAAATQQALLTQLTAEPDRAVRRYVLEAMGRCATRASLADLVRLPAALATDTSAQVGQAWGLYRAALRGITSEAAVARAVQLLPLPVPYRARLAAASTLSRIRNLNLTPYTPQLTRAAQTDPDYAVRAACAVALGKSADAAVPATLAGLARRDTDYRVRLSAIRAMSAGMYAPVKEAAWAALTDANAQVALTAAEFFLNHASKEPGELFLTKANKLTEWRARATLLGAALKNGGPARDTIRQAIMQRYATATSPYEKGYLLKALSEDPKAYKWVEEATFASNQPVVIGTYGMEALVAMRQQKDFPSAQHAAFARTLQRGVSSGDLAIMGTAAEAIRDPKLGLRSQFPSVEFLTQARSRLTLPRDLEAWQSLQLTIDYLQNKPATPQPVAAAATHPINWDVVQRIPIGQKAIVHTGRGPITFTLLVEQAPGSVASFVELVRQGFYEKKNFHRVVPNFVAQGGCPRGDGWGSSDYNLRSEFADLRYVEGAVGLASAGKDTESCQWFITHAPTPHLDGRYTIFAQVEQGMDVLSQLEIGDRIDRIELLP; the protein is encoded by the coding sequence ATGCATTGTCTCCCGATTTCCCGCGTTGGGCTGCCGCTGGCCCTGAGCATCCTGCTGGCGGCCACCGGCTGCGCCACCCGGCCGGTGGCCACCACCGCTGTTACGCCCGTCGCCAGCGCCCCCAATAAGTTTGCCGACGCCACGCTGCGCCAGATTGCCACGGCCCAGGATGAGCGCAATACCACGGCCTTGCTGCCTTACCTGAGCCGCCCCGAGCCCCGGTACCGCCGCGAGGCTGCCCTGGCCTTTGCCTCGGTGCAGGACCGCGCGGCCGTGGCTGCCCTCACGCGCCTGCTTGCCTCCGATGCCGAGGCCGACGTACGCCGCGCCGCCGCGTTTGCCCTGGGTCAGACAGCCGACACCGCCGCCGCTACCCAACAGGCGCTGCTAACCCAGCTCACCGCTGAGCCCGACCGGGCCGTGCGCCGCTACGTGCTGGAAGCTATGGGCCGCTGCGCCACCCGCGCCTCCCTGGCCGATCTGGTACGGCTGCCCGCCGCGCTGGCCACCGACACCAGTGCCCAGGTAGGGCAGGCCTGGGGCCTGTACCGCGCCGCCCTGCGCGGTATCACCTCCGAAGCGGCGGTGGCGCGGGCAGTGCAGTTGTTGCCACTGCCGGTGCCCTACCGCGCCCGGCTGGCGGCGGCCAGCACCTTGTCGCGCATCCGCAACCTCAACCTGACGCCCTACACGCCCCAGCTTACCCGCGCCGCTCAAACCGACCCGGACTACGCCGTGCGGGCTGCCTGTGCCGTAGCCCTGGGCAAATCGGCCGACGCTGCCGTGCCCGCCACGCTGGCCGGCCTCGCCCGCCGCGACACTGATTACCGGGTGCGCCTGAGTGCCATCCGGGCCATGAGTGCGGGGATGTACGCGCCGGTAAAGGAAGCTGCCTGGGCTGCTCTCACCGATGCCAATGCGCAGGTTGCCCTCACGGCCGCCGAGTTTTTCCTCAACCATGCCAGCAAGGAGCCCGGGGAGCTGTTTCTGACGAAAGCCAACAAGCTCACGGAATGGCGCGCCCGGGCTACGCTGTTGGGGGCCGCGCTCAAAAACGGCGGCCCGGCCCGCGACACCATCCGGCAGGCCATTATGCAGCGCTACGCCACGGCAACGAGCCCCTACGAAAAGGGCTACCTGCTGAAGGCTTTGAGCGAAGACCCTAAGGCCTATAAATGGGTGGAAGAGGCCACGTTTGCGTCCAACCAGCCGGTCGTAATCGGGACGTACGGTATGGAAGCGTTGGTGGCAATGCGGCAGCAAAAGGACTTCCCGAGCGCCCAGCACGCCGCCTTTGCGCGCACCCTGCAACGCGGGGTGAGTAGCGGCGACCTGGCCATCATGGGTACGGCCGCTGAAGCCATCCGGGACCCGAAGCTGGGCTTACGTTCCCAGTTTCCGTCCGTGGAGTTTCTGACCCAGGCCCGCAGCCGCCTCACCCTGCCCCGCGACCTGGAAGCCTGGCAGTCGTTACAGCTGACCATTGACTATCTGCAAAACAAGCCCGCCACGCCTCAGCCCGTAGCCGCTGCCGCCACGCACCCTATCAACTGGGACGTGGTGCAGCGTATTCCAATTGGGCAGAAAGCTATTGTGCATACCGGGCGCGGCCCCATCACCTTCACGCTGCTGGTGGAGCAGGCACCCGGCTCGGTGGCCAGCTTTGTGGAGCTGGTGCGGCAGGGCTTCTACGAAAAGAAAAACTTTCACCGCGTGGTGCCCAACTTCGTGGCCCAGGGTGGCTGCCCGCGCGGCGACGGGTGGGGCAGCTCCGACTACAACCTGCGCTCCGAGTTTGCCGATCTGCGCTACGTGGAAGGCGCAGTAGGTCTGGCCTCGGCCGGCAAGGATACGGAAAGCTGCCAGTGGTTTATCACCCACGCGCCTACGCCCCACTTGGATGGGCGCTATACCATCTTCGCGCAGGTAGAGCAGGGGATGGACGTGCTGAGCCAGCTGGAAATCGGGGACCGGATAGACCGGATTGAATTACTGCCTTAA